The Arachis hypogaea cultivar Tifrunner chromosome 19, arahy.Tifrunner.gnm2.J5K5, whole genome shotgun sequence genome has a window encoding:
- the LOC112779828 gene encoding GDSL esterase/lipase APG: MDMNSRKIAVIHVVLVVFASGYGEGEAQETPTTTTLVPAVITFGDSVVDVGNNVNLNTLFKADYLPYGKDFGNHKPNGRFCNGKLATDVTAETLGFKNSAHPYLSPRASGKNLLRGVNFASAASGYDDNTAILHHAIPLSQQLNYYKEYQRKLARVVGSNKSASIINEALYLLATGSGDFLHNYYINPKLNKTTFTPDKYSSYLVAAFESFIKDLYGLGARRIGVVSLPPLGCLPATRTLFSSHDHNIINGGCVSSINHDAQTFNNKLNSSALFLQKQLLGLKIVVFDIFKPLYDLVQSPSKFGFVEASKGCCGRGSERIRVFLCNPKSSRTCSNATQYVFWDGVHPSEAANKILADSMLLQGISLVT; this comes from the exons ATGGATATGAATAGTAGGAAAATAGCAGTTATTCATGTTGTCCTTGTTGTGTTTGCAAGTGGGTATGGAGAAGGAGAAGCACAAGaaacaccaacaacaacaacattagTGCCAGCAGTGATAACATTTGGAGATTCAGTAGTGGATGTTGGAAATAATGTGAATCTCAACACTCTCTTCAAGGCTGATTACCTTCCTTATGGCAAAGATTTTGGTAACCACAAACCCAATGGCAGGTTTTGTAATGGCAAACTAGCTACTGATGTTACTG CTGAAACACTGGGATTTAAGAATTCTGCACATCCATACCTTAGTCCACGAGCATCAGGGAAGAACCTCCTTAGAGGAGTTAACTTTGCTTCAGCTGCTTCTGGTTATGATGACAACACTGCTATTTTGCAT caTGCTATCCCTTTGTCACaacaattaaattattacaaGGAATACCAAAGGAAACTGGCACGTGTAGTTGGAAGTAACAAATCAGCATCAATTATCAATGAAGCTTTGTACTTATTGGCTACTGGAAGTGGTGATTTTCTTCATAATTATTATATCAATCCTAAGCTCAACAAAACCACCTTCACTCCTGATAAGTACTCCTCCTACCTTGTTGCTGCATTTGAATCCTTcattaag GATTTGTATGGATTAGGAGCGAGGAGAATTGGAGTGGTTTCACTCCCACCATTGGGTTGTCTACCTGCTACAAGAACTTTATTTAGTTCCCATGATCACAATATTATTAATGGCGGATGTGTCTCAAGCATCAATCATGATGCTCAAACATTCAACAACAAACTCAACTCATCTGCCTTATTTCTTCAAAAACAACTTCTTGGTCTTAAGATTGTTGTCTTTGATATTTTCAAGCCTCTTTATGACCTTGTTCAGTCTCCATCAAAATTTG gttttgTGGAGGCAAGCAAAGGTTGCTGTGGTAGAGGGAGTGAAAGAATAAGAGTGTTCTTGTGCAATCCAAAATCATCAAGAACTTGCTCTAATGCAACTCAGTATGTGTTTTGGGATGGTGTTCATCCTTCAGAAGCTGCTAACAAAATTTTAGCTGATTCAATGCTTCTTCAAGGCATATCTCTTGTCACATAa